Proteins encoded together in one Myotis daubentonii chromosome 17, mMyoDau2.1, whole genome shotgun sequence window:
- the DECR1 gene encoding 2,4-dienoyl-CoA reductase [(3E)-enoyl-CoA-producing], mitochondrial isoform X3, whose product MLPPNSFQGKVAFITGGGTGLGRGMTTILSSLGARCVIASRKIDVLRATAEHISSQTGNEVRAVQCDVRDPDMVRSAVSELISVAGLPDVVINNAAGNFISPTERLSPNAWRTITDIVLNGTAFVTLEVGKQLIKAQRGAAFLAITTIYAESGSGFVVPSASAKAGVEALNKSLAAEWGRYGMRFNVIQPGPIKTKGAFSRLDPTGAFEKEMVNRIPCGRLGTVEELANLAAFLCSDYASWINGAVIRFDGGEEVFISGEFNSLQKVTKEQWDTMEELIRKTKGS is encoded by the exons ATGCTGCCACCTAACAGTTTTCAGGGGAAAGTGGCCTTTATCACCGGGGGAGGCACTGGCCTTGGCCGCGGGATGACCACGATCCTCTCCAGCCTGGGGGCCCGCTGTGTGATAGCCAGCAG GAAGATTGATGTTTTGAGAGCCACTGCAGAGCACATTTCTTCTCAAACTGGAAATGAG GTTCGGGCGGTGCAGTGTGATGTGCGGGACCCTGACATGGTCCGCAGCGCCGTGTCGGAGCTGATCAGCGTGGCGGGCCTCCCTGAC GTTGTGATAAACAATGCAGCGGGCAACTTCATTTCTCCCACGGAGAGACTGTCCCCCAACGCCTGGAGGACCATCACGGACATAGTCCTGAACGGCACGGCCTTTGTCACCCTGGAAGTGGGGAAGCAGCTCATTAAGGCTCAGCGAG GAGCCGCATTTCtcgccatcaccaccatctacgCGGAGAGCGGGTCGGGCTTCGTGGTGCCCAGCGCTTCCGCCAAGGCCGGGGTGGAAGCCCTGAACAA GTCTCTTGCAGCGGAGTGGGGTAGATATGGGATGCGATTCAACGTGATTCAACCAGGGCCCATAAAGACCAAG GGTGCCTTCAGCCGCCTGGACCCGACCGGAGCGTTTGAGAAGGAGATGGTGAACAGGATTCCCTGTGGCCGGCTGGGGACTGTGGAGGAGCTGGCCAACCTTGCCGCCTTCCTGTGCAGCGACTACGCTTCCTGGATCAATGGGGCT gtcATTAGATTTGATGGTGGGGAGGAAGTATTTATCTCCGGAGAATTCAACAGCCTGCAGAAG GTCACCAAGGAGCAGTGGGACACCATGGAAGAGCTGATCAGGAAGACAAAAGGCTCCTGA
- the CALB1 gene encoding calbindin → MAESHLQSPLISASQFFEIWLHFDADGSGYLEGKELQSLVRELQQARKKAGLELSSEMKAFVEQYGQKDDGKIGIVELAHVLPTEENFLLLFRCQQLKSCEEFMKTWRKYDTDHSGFIETEELKNFLKDLLEKANKAVDDAKLAEYTDLMLKLFDSNNDGKLELTEMARLLPVQENFLLKFQGVKMCGKEFNKAFELYDQDGNGYIDEHELDALLRDLCEKNKQDLDINNIPNYKKSIMALSDGGKLYRTDLALILSAGDN, encoded by the exons ATGGCAGAGTCCCACCTGCAGTCGCCCCTCATCTCGGCCTCGCAGTTTTTCGAGATCTGGCTTCACTTCGACGCTGACG GGAGCGGGTACCTGGAAGGCAAGGAGCTGCAGAGCCTGGTCCGGGAGCTCCAGCAGGCGCGGAAGAAGGCGGGGCTG GAGCTATCATCTGAGATGAAAGCTTTTGTGGAGCAGTACGGGCAGAAGGATGATGGAAAAATAGGAATTGTAGAG CTGGCGCACGTGCTGCCCACAGAAGAGAACTTCCTGCTTCTGTTCAGGTGCCAGCAGCTGAAGTCCTGTGAGGAGTTCATGAAG ACATGGAGAAAGTACGACACTGACCACAGTGGCTTCATAGAGACCGAGGAGCTGAAG AACTTCCTGAAGGACTTGCTGGAGAAGGCGAACAAGGCGGTGGACGACGCCAAGCTGGCCGAGTACACAGACCTAATG CTGAAATTATTTGATTCAAATAATGACGGGAAGCTGGAGTTAACCGAGATGGCCCG gCTACTACCAGTGCAGGagaattttcttcttaaatttcag GGCGTCAAAATGTGTGGGAAAGAGTTCAATAAAGCTTTCGAGTTGTATGACCAG GACGGCAATGGCTACATCGATGAACACGAGCTCGACGCTCTGCTGCGGGACCTGTGCGAGAAGAACAAGCAG GACCTGGACATTAACAACATCCCCAACTACAAGAAGAGCATCATGGCCTTGTCTGATGGGGGGAAGCTGTACCGGACGGACCTCGCCCTCATTCTCTCTGCTGGGGACAACTAG
- the DECR1 gene encoding 2,4-dienoyl-CoA reductase [(3E)-enoyl-CoA-producing], mitochondrial isoform X1, giving the protein MALLGRVSFARGRGPRRFFSYGTKILYQSSDTFQSKFFPPLQKAMLPPNSFQGKVAFITGGGTGLGRGMTTILSSLGARCVIASRKIDVLRATAEHISSQTGNEVRAVQCDVRDPDMVRSAVSELISVAGLPDVVINNAAGNFISPTERLSPNAWRTITDIVLNGTAFVTLEVGKQLIKAQRGAAFLAITTIYAESGSGFVVPSASAKAGVEALNKSLAAEWGRYGMRFNVIQPGPIKTKGAFSRLDPTGAFEKEMVNRIPCGRLGTVEELANLAAFLCSDYASWINGAVIRFDGGEEVFISGEFNSLQKVTKEQWDTMEELIRKTKGS; this is encoded by the exons tttTTCAGTTATGGAACGAAAATATTATATCAAAGCAGTGACACTTTTCAGTCTAAATTCTTTCCACCCCTTCAAAAAGCGATGCTGCCACCTAACAGTTTTCAGGGGAAAGTGGCCTTTATCACCGGGGGAGGCACTGGCCTTGGCCGCGGGATGACCACGATCCTCTCCAGCCTGGGGGCCCGCTGTGTGATAGCCAGCAG GAAGATTGATGTTTTGAGAGCCACTGCAGAGCACATTTCTTCTCAAACTGGAAATGAG GTTCGGGCGGTGCAGTGTGATGTGCGGGACCCTGACATGGTCCGCAGCGCCGTGTCGGAGCTGATCAGCGTGGCGGGCCTCCCTGAC GTTGTGATAAACAATGCAGCGGGCAACTTCATTTCTCCCACGGAGAGACTGTCCCCCAACGCCTGGAGGACCATCACGGACATAGTCCTGAACGGCACGGCCTTTGTCACCCTGGAAGTGGGGAAGCAGCTCATTAAGGCTCAGCGAG GAGCCGCATTTCtcgccatcaccaccatctacgCGGAGAGCGGGTCGGGCTTCGTGGTGCCCAGCGCTTCCGCCAAGGCCGGGGTGGAAGCCCTGAACAA GTCTCTTGCAGCGGAGTGGGGTAGATATGGGATGCGATTCAACGTGATTCAACCAGGGCCCATAAAGACCAAG GGTGCCTTCAGCCGCCTGGACCCGACCGGAGCGTTTGAGAAGGAGATGGTGAACAGGATTCCCTGTGGCCGGCTGGGGACTGTGGAGGAGCTGGCCAACCTTGCCGCCTTCCTGTGCAGCGACTACGCTTCCTGGATCAATGGGGCT gtcATTAGATTTGATGGTGGGGAGGAAGTATTTATCTCCGGAGAATTCAACAGCCTGCAGAAG GTCACCAAGGAGCAGTGGGACACCATGGAAGAGCTGATCAGGAAGACAAAAGGCTCCTGA
- the DECR1 gene encoding 2,4-dienoyl-CoA reductase [(3E)-enoyl-CoA-producing], mitochondrial isoform X2: MALLGRVSFARGRGPRRFFSYGTKILYQSSDTFQSKFFPPLQKAMLPPNSFQGKVAFITGGGTGLGRGMTTILSSLGARCVIASRKIDVLRATAEHISSQTGNEVRAVQCDVRDPDMVRSAVSELISVAGLPDVVINNAAGNFISPTERLSPNAWRTITDIVLNGTAFVTLEVGKQLIKAQRDQKKGAKPYNLTSISLLPAGTVHGYRGVADVCPAQHTHAYACPGLPSCSSNPLLPTRPPASARSLAVCLSRISRHHHHLRGERVGLRGAQRFRQGRGGSPEQVSCSGVG; this comes from the exons tttTTCAGTTATGGAACGAAAATATTATATCAAAGCAGTGACACTTTTCAGTCTAAATTCTTTCCACCCCTTCAAAAAGCGATGCTGCCACCTAACAGTTTTCAGGGGAAAGTGGCCTTTATCACCGGGGGAGGCACTGGCCTTGGCCGCGGGATGACCACGATCCTCTCCAGCCTGGGGGCCCGCTGTGTGATAGCCAGCAG GAAGATTGATGTTTTGAGAGCCACTGCAGAGCACATTTCTTCTCAAACTGGAAATGAG GTTCGGGCGGTGCAGTGTGATGTGCGGGACCCTGACATGGTCCGCAGCGCCGTGTCGGAGCTGATCAGCGTGGCGGGCCTCCCTGAC GTTGTGATAAACAATGCAGCGGGCAACTTCATTTCTCCCACGGAGAGACTGTCCCCCAACGCCTGGAGGACCATCACGGACATAGTCCTGAACGGCACGGCCTTTGTCACCCTGGAAGTGGGGAAGCAGCTCATTAAGGCTCAGCGAG ATCAAAAGAAAGGAGCTAAACCTTACAATCTCACCTCCATAAGTCTGCTACCTGCCGGCACTGTCCATGGTTATCGCGGTGTCGCCGACGTGTGCCCTGCGCAGCACACACACGCCTatgcctgccctggcctgccGAGCTGTTCTTCCAACCCGCTCCTTCCCACCCGGCCCCCAGCCTCCGCCCGCAGTCTGGCCGTGTGTCT GAGCCGCATTTCtcgccatcaccaccatctacgCGGAGAGCGGGTCGGGCTTCGTGGTGCCCAGCGCTTCCGCCAAGGCCGGGGTGGAAGCCCTGAACAA GTCTCTTGCAGCGGAGTGGGGTAG